The following are from one region of the Amia ocellicauda isolate fAmiCal2 chromosome 1, fAmiCal2.hap1, whole genome shotgun sequence genome:
- the LOC136758743 gene encoding trace amine-associated receptor 13c-like, whose amino-acid sequence MEQTEVQYCFQSSNSSCPKEVRPTAVYVVMYISAAAVVMLTMCGNLMVIISISHFKQLHTPTNLLVLSLAVADLLVGVIVMPFQLIILIESCWYFGHLFCTIYNLVKSVPTCVSVNNVALIAIDRYIAVCDPLLYSTKITVKRACSVILFNWVFSLLYSLALLYFSGNFTSADEFNSCLGDCMLLINEVCIIIDLLVEFIIPCSVMIVLYVKIFVVVKRHVKVISCLTDNSKISITSERKAAKTLGVLVFVFLLCLVPYYICSLVFANVSNYSVLMVFLLYLNSTVNPMIYALLYPWFQKSLKLMITFEICSPGSSLRSVHTECN is encoded by the coding sequence ATGGAACAAACAGAAGTGCAGTACTGTTTCCAGTCTTCTAACTCCTCCTGCCCTAAGGAAGTGCGACCTACAGCAGTCTATGTGGTGATGTATATTTCTGCAGCAGCAGTGGTGATGCTGACAATGTGCGGAAACCTGATGGTGATAATTTCTATCTCTCACTTCAAGCAGCTCCACACACCAACCAACCTGCTTGTGCTCTCCCTGGCTGTGGCAGACCTTCTAGTAGGAGTAATTGTCATGccatttcaattaattattcTAATAGAAAGCTGCTGGTATTTTGGACACcttttttgtacaatttataaTTTAGTTAAGTCTGTCCCAACTTGTGTTTCAGTTAATAATGTTGCACTGATAGCTATTGACCGCTACATTGCTGTGTGTGACCCACTACTTTATTCCACCAAAATAACAGTTAAAAGAGCCTGCTCAGTCATACTGTTTAATTGGGTGTTTTCACTACTCTACAGTTTGGCACTACTTTACTTCAGTGGAAATTTCACAAGTGCTGATGAATTTAACTCTTGCCTTGGAGACTGTATGCTTTTAATCAATGAAGTATGCATAATAATTGATTTGCTTGTTGAATTTATTATTCCTTGTTCTGTAATGATTGTACTATATGTCaaaatttttgttgttgttaaaagaCATGTTAAAGTAATCAGTTGCCTTACAGATAATAGTAAGATTTCTATCACATCTGAAAGAAAAGCTGCAAAAACATTAGGAGTTTTAGTGTTTGTCTTTCTCCTGTGTTTGGTGCCATATTATATCTGCTCTCTTGTTTTTGCAAATGTAAGCAATTATTCTGTACTGATGGTTTTTTTATTATACTTAAATTCTACTGTGAATCCCATGATTTATGCCTTGTTGTATCCCTGGTTTCAGAAGTCTTTAAAACTCATGATAACATTTGAGATATGTAGCCCAGGCTCCTCATTGAGGAGTGTACATACAGAGTGCAATTAA